CCAAtctccaattaccattcatacagtatcataaattcctcaagaattaatatcattgcctaatatgaatattaatataatcatagcatcaacttaatatctctaaaataagactttcaaaatttGAGGTGCTACATACATAAACCTTGtatggtcatcaataaaagacATGAAATATCTTTGACCATTTAGGCAGGGAGTAGGAAAAGATCCACATATATCAGTGTGTatgatctcaagaatctcaGAACTCTTTTTGTCACCTTTAGTGGTCTTGGTAGTTTGCTTTCCCTTTATGCAATCCACACAAGTACCAAGGTTTGTAAagtcaagagtttttaaaactccaTCATTCACTAACATTTTGATTCTCTCTATGGAGATATGTCCTAATCTCATGTGCCATAACAAAGCGGAGCTTTGATCCATTAGACTCCTCTTTATGCCAACATCTGTATGCAATGAtaaataattgttttcaaagttgggatctagatcaatttgaataaaccatcaatttttattccaccaccaatcaattgttcacctttaaaaatactgaaagttgaattgataaaccaaaatccaaaaccaacaaCTTCCAATCTAGaaacagaaattaaatttctagaaaattatggaataaaaatacattttcaagaTCTAAAACATATCCagatttcaaaattattctGAAGGTCCCAACAGCTTCTACTTGTGAAAACAGTTTATTTCCTTAATAGACACGTTGTCCATTGGTTGCTGGCTTCCTTGTTGTGAGAAAACCCTACATTGAGTTGACAATATAGATTGTAGAACCCAAATCAATCCACCATGTATTTTTAGGAGcctcaacaaaaaaagattcatgacacactagagATATAAGATTACATTTTCTTTCGAACCACTTTATATACTTTTGGCAATCTTTCTTCATATGCCCTTCTTTCTTGCAAAAGAAACAAGTATCATTCttgccaattttcttgattGGCACCTTGTTCTCCTTCTTGAATTTTTGGGCATGCTTGCCTCTCTTGGTCTTTCCCCTTAGCATGAATAGCCATGTGAACACCTTCTGACTTCTCATGTTTTAACCTCTCCtcctcttgaacacacatggtcAGAAGTTCATTTAATGACCATTTATCCTTATGTGTGTTATAGGATATTTTAAAAGGAACATACTCAAAGGGGAGAGAGTTCAATATGAAATGCACCAAGAATGACTCATATATATCAATCTCTAGGGACTTGAGTTGAGCTGCCATGTCCCTCATTTCAATAATGTGCTCACGCACACTTCTAGAATTATCAAATGACTTGCTTGATAGCTTCTTCATTAGGGTGCTGGCTAAGGCCTTGTCGGAACTCATAAATTGTTCCTCAACTGCCTTAATGAATGCCTTGGCCTTAGTGCATTCAGGGATGGAACCCCTAATGCCCTTAAAGACATAAGATATCATGAACATTAGACTTAAGTGATTTAATCGCTCCCACCGTTCATGTTTAGCTATCTCTTGTGGCGTACTTTTCTCCGTGAGGGCGGGTGGTTCATCCATACGAAGCGCCAAGTCAAGCTCCAAACACcccaatgtgaaaaataaattttctttccagtCAGTAAAATTGTTACCATTAAGCATTGGAACATGAAAAGTTCCATCCATTAAAGCAATAGGAATAGCTGCAATaaccaaagaaaatactttAATGCTCTGAAAtgactttatttaaattaaccaatgttaacttaatagtaaatttcaacttACCTGTCGGCAAAGATTGCATCACGCATggaatttactctttattaataagactaataaatttagcattaataaataaaattttccgtacctgtgggcctaagagaaattttattttcaatgttaaatttactatcttattctaattaagtcataaaaataaaaacgtccctgtgaggattggcaaattaaatttatgaattaattacaatataatgttaattttccttataaagttcatatatatgatcttgatgcaattatcattataaaatcgggatgctgtggccttcccaaaattattatgataatcacgatttcattaacatccaataactgtatagatgtcaaaataaagtttccaagaataaaagataaaaccaacatgttagtgggtaaacagtatttttccaaagtacaactGGATAATGTCCCAAGTAAGTGAGGGagcgcacaacggcacacttaagtcccaagacttgtTTTGCTAGAGCTTTCcaattgcaattttggatagtactataaacattcaccaacacatgaggcttagttaattattctcaggttcaggcatcaaacaatttatatttaaataattaaaagaataaatatatcctcaagttcatgcattaaagaaacaataatttaatattgaacaatttaaatcataagataaataaaaatgtaacattaaCACATAATAAACTAAATAGTCTAATGGTCTGGAAGTGACCTTAAGCCCTTTATGAATTAAAAACCCAAGTTCTAAACCCAATGaatcccccttttttttatttttttattttttaactggATCGGGCCTACTTGATCCGGGTTGGGCTTCTAGGTCAGCCCACTCAAtgacccagtttttttttttttttcttttttttttttttaaatcatatcgGGTTGGGTTAAATAAACCCATACCCGTGACCCGGCTCTTATATGGGTTTGAACCAGCTGCCGCCCTCTTCCTCAAGCGCCGGCCACCAGAGCCGTCTCCCTGATGCGTCGGCCACCAAGGACCGGCGCTCCGACCAGACGACAGGCAACCCCTTAGGGCTGCCGCCGTCTGCCTTTATGGGTGATCCCAACGAAGAGCCACCATTCCGGTGCGAGCAGATGGTGGAGATCGAGATCCTACCGTCGTCCTCAGCCTGGAGCAGCGTCCTTACGAACACCGGGTTTGAAAAAAACGCACTCCGCCGCCGATCCTTTATGGGCGGCCCGTGATGGGCCGCTCCTCACTTGCATGTGGTAGAACGCCACTAACGGTAGGGGAAACGGGCGTTCCAGCCAAGATGCCCAGTCACCGGAGCTCATCAGTGGCCAGAGATTTGGCCGCCACTCCATCTACTCAACCACGGCTCAAGGTTGGTTCACGGTGCACTTTGGCGTGGGTTTCGTATCGGGTTAGTTTCTCCAGTAACTCTGACCATAAAAGAAATTGGTTTAGTCCAAAATAGAACATGTACGAAACAATTCAGAAATAAGACACTACAATGTTAAAATTGCTGCCTTGTTTTAACCGTATGTAtgttcataataaaaaaaattaacaaaaataaaaataaaactaaaccaTGTTCATAATAACCAACATTAACTTAATGCGGAGCAAATACAGCCTAGAAAACATTCTGATACCACATATaacaattctatatatattaaataacaataaaactaGTAGAGGAAATAATTTGACCTTTTAAAGAATGAATTGATTTCATAAACTTTAATATGATTCATGAACTTAAACTTTTCAAGTTAAATTACAACCCCATAAGAGttaatcaaa
This window of the Corylus avellana chromosome ca5, CavTom2PMs-1.0 genome carries:
- the LOC132181874 gene encoding uncharacterized protein LOC132181874, with translation MQSLPTAIPIALMDGTFHVPMLNGNNFTDWKENLFFTLGCLELDLALRMDEPPALTEKSTPQEIAKHERWERLNHLSLMFMISYVFKGIRGSIPECTKAKAFIKAVEEQFMSSDKALASTLMKKLSSKSFDNSRSVREHIIEMRDMAAQLKSLEIDIYESFLVHFILNSLPFEYVPFKISYNTHKDKWSLNELLTMCVQEEERLKHEKSEGVHMAIHAKGKDQERQACPKIQEGEQGANQENWQE